A genomic stretch from Eptesicus fuscus isolate TK198812 chromosome 15, DD_ASM_mEF_20220401, whole genome shotgun sequence includes:
- the NTMT1 gene encoding N-terminal Xaa-Pro-Lys N-methyltransferase 1 isoform X2: MTSEVIEDEKQFYSKAKTYWKDIPPTVDGMLGGYGHISSIDISSSRKFLQRFLREGPNQTGTSCALDCGAGIGRITKRLLLPLFRAVDLVDVTEDFLAKAKTYLGEEGKRVRNYFCCGLQDFSPEPSSYDVIWIQWVIGHLTDRHLAEFLRRCKRGLRPNGIIVIKDNMAQEGVILDDVDSSVCRDLEVVHGIVRSAGLSLLAQERQENLPDEIYHVYSLALR; the protein is encoded by the exons ATGACGAGCGAGGTGATAGAAGACGAGAAGCAATTCTACTCCAAGGCCAAGACGTACTGGAAGGACATCCCGCCGACGGTGGACGGCATGCTCGGGGGGTACGGCCACATCTCCAGCATCGACATCAGCAGCTCCCGGAAGTTCCTGCAGAGGTTTCTGAGG GAAGGCCCCAACCAGACGGGGACCTCCTGCGCCCTGGACTGCGGCGCCGGCATTGGCAGGATCACCAAGCGGCTGCTCCTGCCGCTCTTCCGAGCGGTGGACCTGGTGGACGTGACAGAGGACTTTCTGGCTAAAGCGAAGACCTACCTGGGCGAGGAGGGCAAGAGGGTGAGGAACTACTTCTGCTGTGGCCTCCAGGACTTCAGCCCGGAGCCCAGCTCCTACGACGTCATCTGGATCCAGTGGGTGATAG GCCACCTGACCGATCGGCACCTGGCCGAGTTCCTGCGGCGCTGCAAGCGGGGCCTGCGCCCCAACGGCATCATCGTCATCAAAGACAACATGGCCCAGGAGGGCGTGATCCTGGACGACGTGGACAGCAGCGTGTGCCGGGACCTCGAGGTGGTCCACGGCATTGTCCGCAGCGCAGGCCTCAGCCTCCTGGCCCAGGAGCGGCAGGAGAACCTCCCCGACGAGATCTACCACGTCTACAGCTTGGCCCTGAGATGA
- the ASB6 gene encoding ankyrin repeat and SOCS box protein 6 yields the protein MPFLHGFRRIIFEYQPLVDAILGSLGIQDPERQEPLDGPSYVPSEESRLLVLTELLERKAHSPFYQEGVSNALLKMAELGLTQAADVLLRNGANLNFEDPVTYYTALHIAVLRNQPDMAELLVRHGADINRRDRIHESSPLDLASEEPERLPCLQRLLDLGADVNAADKHGKTALLHALASSDGVQIHNTENIRLLLEGGADVKSTTKDGDTVFTCIIFLLGETVGGDKEEAQMINRFCFQVTQLLLAHGADPSECPAHESLTHICLKSFQVHFPLLRFLLESGAAYNCSLHGASCWSGFHVVFDRLCSHPGCAEDESHVDLLRKAETVLDLMVTNSRKLQLPENFDIRPVGSLAEKIRALHASLRQLESYPPPLKHLCRVYIRLSLQPWPVDAKVQALPLPDRLKWYLLSEHSSPVEADV from the exons ATGCCCTTCCTGCACGGCTTCCGGAGGATCATCTTCGAGTACCAGCCGCTGGTGGATGCCATTCTGGGCTCCCTGGGCATCCAGGACCCCGAGCGCCAGGAGCCCCTGGACGG gcccagctACGTGCCCAGCGAGGAGAGCCGGCTCCTTGTGCTCACGGAGCTCCTGGAGAGAAAGGCCCACTCCCCGTTTTACCAGGAAGGCGTGAGCAATGCGCTGCTGAAGATGGCCGAGCTGGGGCTGACCCAGGCGGCCGACGTTCTCCTGCGGAACGGGGCCAACCTCAACTTTGAAG ACCCGGTCACCTACTACACGGCCCTGCACATCGCTGTCCTGCGAAACCAGCCTGACATGGCGGAGCTGCTGGTGCGCCATGGGGCCGACATTAACCGGAGGGACCGG ATCCACGAGAGCAGCCCCCTGGACCTGGCCAGCGAGGAGCCGGAGCGCCTGCCCTGCCTGCAGCGCCTCCTGGACCTTGGGGCCGACGTCAATGCAGCCGACAAGCATG GGAAGACTGCTCTGCTCCACGCTCTGGCCAGCAGCGACGGCGTGCAGATCCACAACACCGAGAACATCCGGCTGCTGCTGGAGGGAG GCGCAGACGTGAAGTCGACCACCAAAGACGGGGACACCGTGTTCACCTGCATCATCTTCCTGCTCGGGGAGACGGTGGGAGGGGACAAAGAGGAAGCCCAGATGATCAACCGCTTCTGCTTCCAAGTCACGCAGCTGCTGCTGGCCCACGGGGCCGACCCCAGCGAGTGCCCGGCCCACGAGTCGCTCACGCACATCTGCCTCAAGAGCTTCCAGGTGCACTTCCCTCTCCTGCGCTTCCTGCTCGAGTCCGGAGCCGCCTACAACTGTTCCCTGCACGGAGCGTCCTGCTGGTCCGGCTTCCACGTCGTCTTCGACAGGCTCTGCTCCCACCCGGGCTGCGCCGAAGACGAGAGCCACGTGGACCTCCTGCGCAAAGCCGAGACCGTCCTGGACCTCATGGTGACCAACTCCCGAAAGCTGCAGCTGCCGGAGAACTTCGACATCCGTCCTGTGGGCAGCCTGGCAGAGAAGATCCGGGCCCTGCACGCCTCCCTGAGGCAGCTGGAGAGCTACCCCCCGCCCCTCAAGCACCTGTGTCGCGTCTACATCCGGCTCTCCCTGCAGCCGTGGCCCGTGGATGCCAAGGTGCAGGCGCTGCCTCTGCCCGACAGGCTGAAGTGGTACCTCCTCAGTGAGCACAGCAGCCCCGTGGAGGCCGACGTCTGA
- the NTMT1 gene encoding N-terminal Xaa-Pro-Lys N-methyltransferase 1 isoform X1: MALPCTASDSSNSTLFHGSREREVAGAAIQEVPLRSLSRRGWRQHDERGDRRREAILLQGQDVLEGHPADGGRHARGEGPNQTGTSCALDCGAGIGRITKRLLLPLFRAVDLVDVTEDFLAKAKTYLGEEGKRVRNYFCCGLQDFSPEPSSYDVIWIQWVIGHLTDRHLAEFLRRCKRGLRPNGIIVIKDNMAQEGVILDDVDSSVCRDLEVVHGIVRSAGLSLLAQERQENLPDEIYHVYSLALR; this comes from the exons ATGGCTCTGCCCTGCACCGCCAGTGACAGTTCCAACAGCACTCTCTTCCATGGCTCCCGGGAAAGAGAAGTAGCTGGGGCAGCTATCCAG GAGGTGCCACTGCGGAGTCTGAGCAGACGCGGTTGGAGACAGCATGACGAGCGAGGTGATAGAAGACGAGAAGCAATTCTACTCCAAGGCCAAGACGTACTGGAAGGACATCCCGCCGACGGTGGACGGCATGCTCGGGGG GAAGGCCCCAACCAGACGGGGACCTCCTGCGCCCTGGACTGCGGCGCCGGCATTGGCAGGATCACCAAGCGGCTGCTCCTGCCGCTCTTCCGAGCGGTGGACCTGGTGGACGTGACAGAGGACTTTCTGGCTAAAGCGAAGACCTACCTGGGCGAGGAGGGCAAGAGGGTGAGGAACTACTTCTGCTGTGGCCTCCAGGACTTCAGCCCGGAGCCCAGCTCCTACGACGTCATCTGGATCCAGTGGGTGATAG GCCACCTGACCGATCGGCACCTGGCCGAGTTCCTGCGGCGCTGCAAGCGGGGCCTGCGCCCCAACGGCATCATCGTCATCAAAGACAACATGGCCCAGGAGGGCGTGATCCTGGACGACGTGGACAGCAGCGTGTGCCGGGACCTCGAGGTGGTCCACGGCATTGTCCGCAGCGCAGGCCTCAGCCTCCTGGCCCAGGAGCGGCAGGAGAACCTCCCCGACGAGATCTACCACGTCTACAGCTTGGCCCTGAGATGA